A portion of the Streptomyces sp. NBC_00376 genome contains these proteins:
- a CDS encoding amidohydrolase family protein, with translation MLHVKGRVLVGPDDVRDELWVVDGRVSYGRPAGADGAVTVTGWVLPGLVDAHCHVGLDHHGAVDAATSEKQALADREAGALLLRDAGSPADTRWIDDREDLPKIIRAGRHIARPRRYTRNYAHEIEPDELVAYVAQEARRGDGWVKLVGDWIDREVGDLTALWPREAVEAAIAEAHRLGARVTAHCFAEDSLRDLVEAGIDCIEHATGLTEDTIPLFAERGVAIVPTLINIATFPSLAAGGEAKFPRWSAHMRRLHERRYDTVRAAYDAGIPVFVGTDAGGVLAHGLVGDEVAELVKAGIPALDALSATTWGARRWLGRPVLEEGAPADLVVYDEDPRADVRVLAAPRRVVLNGRVIG, from the coding sequence TCGTCGGCCCCGACGACGTCCGGGACGAGCTCTGGGTGGTCGACGGGCGGGTCTCGTACGGCCGGCCGGCCGGTGCGGACGGGGCGGTGACGGTCACCGGCTGGGTGCTGCCCGGTCTGGTGGACGCCCACTGCCACGTCGGGCTCGACCACCACGGCGCCGTGGACGCGGCGACCAGCGAGAAGCAGGCACTCGCCGACCGGGAGGCGGGGGCGCTGCTGCTGCGGGACGCGGGGTCACCGGCCGACACCCGGTGGATCGACGACCGCGAGGACCTGCCGAAGATCATCAGGGCCGGCCGGCACATCGCCAGGCCCCGCAGGTACACCCGGAACTACGCCCACGAGATCGAGCCCGACGAACTGGTCGCGTACGTCGCCCAGGAGGCGCGCCGCGGCGACGGCTGGGTGAAGCTGGTCGGCGACTGGATCGACCGCGAGGTGGGCGATCTGACGGCCCTCTGGCCTCGCGAGGCCGTCGAGGCGGCCATCGCCGAGGCGCACAGGCTCGGCGCCCGCGTCACCGCGCACTGCTTCGCCGAGGACTCGCTGCGCGATCTCGTGGAGGCCGGGATCGACTGCATCGAGCATGCCACCGGGCTCACCGAGGACACCATTCCGCTCTTCGCCGAGCGCGGTGTGGCGATCGTCCCCACGCTGATCAACATCGCCACCTTCCCCTCGCTCGCGGCGGGCGGCGAGGCCAAGTTCCCCCGCTGGTCGGCCCATATGCGGCGGCTGCACGAGCGGCGTTACGACACGGTGCGCGCCGCGTACGACGCCGGGATCCCGGTCTTCGTCGGCACCGACGCGGGCGGGGTGCTCGCCCACGGGCTGGTGGGGGACGAGGTCGCCGAGCTGGTGAAGGCGGGCATCCCGGCCCTGGACGCGCTGTCCGCGACGACCTGGGGCGCGCGCCGGTGGCTGGGGCGGCCGGTGCTGGAGGAGGGCGCCCCGGCGGACCTGGTGGTGTACGACGAGGACCCGCGGGCGGACGTACGGGTGCTCGCGGCGCCGCGGCGGGTGGTGCTGAACGGGCGGGTGATCGGCTGA
- a CDS encoding SCO1860 family LAETG-anchored protein, with the protein MNSNTFRLAALAVAAAPVALLVAAPAQAAPAATTTTGGGKASAVVLRTALDVSLLNKTVDVPLKATLNEVQAPADAKETALSVRLDGVEGGRPVSVLAADVATANATADKHRAEGYSNVAKARVHVPGLPLLSLIEVEKVTSRAVCEVGRKPVAESNVLGHVSVLGKRIDLTAGGTTRVAVPAVGEVTLDLSKTHTTSRTAAATALQLKVSVNPLKLNVADVQGEITLAEATCETPKSTGPGGGDSGGTSNGGTSNGGSSNGGSSTGGSSDGGSGDGGSTGGGSNSGGSGNGGSTGGGSGDGGNSGSGGTSGGGVKPQTGTGNEPAAGSNLAETGSSSTTPYLAGGAAVLLAAGAGAVVVARRRARS; encoded by the coding sequence TTGAACAGCAACACCTTCCGCCTGGCCGCCCTGGCGGTCGCAGCCGCTCCCGTCGCACTGCTGGTCGCCGCCCCGGCGCAGGCCGCACCCGCGGCCACCACGACCACCGGTGGCGGGAAGGCGAGCGCGGTCGTGCTCCGTACCGCACTCGACGTCTCGCTCCTGAACAAGACGGTCGACGTGCCGCTCAAGGCCACGCTCAACGAGGTGCAGGCACCCGCCGACGCCAAGGAGACCGCGCTCAGCGTACGGCTCGACGGCGTGGAGGGCGGCCGGCCGGTCAGCGTGCTCGCCGCCGATGTGGCCACCGCGAACGCGACCGCCGACAAGCACCGGGCGGAGGGCTACAGCAATGTGGCCAAGGCCCGGGTGCATGTGCCCGGACTGCCGCTGCTCTCGCTGATCGAGGTGGAGAAGGTCACGTCCAGGGCGGTCTGCGAGGTGGGCAGGAAGCCGGTCGCCGAGTCGAACGTGCTGGGACACGTGTCGGTCCTCGGTAAGCGCATCGACCTCACCGCGGGCGGCACCACACGGGTCGCGGTCCCGGCCGTCGGCGAGGTGACCCTGGACCTCTCGAAGACGCACACCACCTCGCGCACCGCCGCGGCGACCGCGCTGCAGCTGAAGGTCTCCGTCAACCCGCTCAAGCTGAACGTCGCCGATGTGCAGGGCGAGATCACGCTCGCCGAGGCGACCTGCGAGACGCCGAAGTCGACCGGACCGGGCGGCGGGGACAGCGGTGGTACGAGCAATGGCGGTACGAGCAACGGTGGTTCGAGCAACGGTGGTTCGAGCACCGGCGGGTCCAGTGATGGCGGGTCCGGCGACGGCGGTTCGACCGGCGGCGGCTCGAACAGCGGTGGTTCGGGCAACGGCGGTTCGACCGGCGGCGGGTCCGGTGACGGTGGCAACAGCGGAAGCGGCGGCACCAGCGGCGGCGGCGTGAAGCCCCAGACCGGCACCGGCAACGAACCGGCCGCCGGATCGAACCTCGCGGAGACGGGCAGCAGCTCCACCACTCCGTACCTCGCGGGCGGCGCGGCCGTACTGCTGGCGGCGGGCGCCGGGGCGGTGGTCGTTGCCAGGCGGCGCGCCCGGAGCTGA
- the cobC gene encoding Rv2231c family pyridoxal phosphate-dependent protein CobC, with protein MPASPDTAASAAAPGASLAVGVGASRGAPVDEILGLIRDTLREAGLSPTGIAELVTVDAKADEPGIVAAAAALGVPLRTYPAGELARIEVPGPSGAPLAAVGAPSVAEAAALAAGGELLVPKRKSAPRGRAAMATCAVVRRGPPVPVVDALPAPDVPPGPGRCVKPGAGRIVVLPYSEDEPGRPRQPAPVPTTTAITTITPTAVMHTPTESPDATGAGAHDLRHHGDAEVRGRDRDLTDLAVNVRAGTPPAWLRERIAGSLGSLAAYPDGRAARAAVADRHGLPEERVLLTAGAAEAFVLIARALPVCRPVVVHPQFTEPEAALRAAGHEVGRVLLRAEDGFRLDPSAVPEDADLVVVGNPTNPTSVLHPAAMVEQLARPGRTLVVDEAFMDAVPGERETLCGRTDVPGLVVLRSLTKTWGLAGLRIGYVLAEPGIVRALEETQPLWPVSAPALTAAEACMEPRALAEAAAAAERITVDRAHLVAGLREFTEVRVAEPAEAPFVLVRLERAAEVRERLRLLGFAARRGDTFPGLGPEWLRLAVRDRVTTNRFLQAFDQALQTLGTAVR; from the coding sequence ATGCCCGCATCCCCCGACACGGCCGCCTCGGCCGCCGCGCCCGGCGCGTCGCTCGCCGTCGGGGTCGGCGCGTCCAGGGGCGCACCGGTCGACGAGATCCTCGGGCTGATCCGGGACACCCTGCGCGAGGCCGGGCTCTCGCCGACGGGCATCGCGGAGTTGGTGACCGTGGACGCCAAGGCGGACGAGCCGGGCATCGTCGCGGCGGCCGCGGCGCTCGGCGTACCGCTGCGGACGTACCCGGCCGGGGAGTTGGCCCGGATCGAGGTGCCCGGTCCGTCCGGCGCACCGCTCGCCGCCGTCGGGGCGCCGTCGGTCGCGGAGGCCGCCGCGCTCGCGGCGGGAGGTGAGCTCCTGGTGCCCAAACGGAAGTCGGCCCCGCGGGGGCGGGCGGCGATGGCGACCTGTGCGGTGGTGCGCCGCGGTCCGCCCGTCCCGGTCGTCGACGCCCTCCCGGCACCGGACGTACCTCCCGGTCCCGGCCGTTGCGTGAAGCCCGGTGCCGGGCGCATAGTCGTTCTGCCGTACTCAGAGGATGAACCGGGACGGCCGCGGCAGCCGGCCCCCGTCCCCACGACGACGGCCATCACCACCATCACCCCCACGGCGGTCATGCACACTCCCACCGAAAGTCCCGACGCAACAGGCGCGGGCGCGCACGATCTGCGGCACCACGGTGACGCGGAAGTACGGGGACGGGACCGGGATCTGACCGATCTCGCCGTCAACGTACGGGCCGGTACTCCCCCGGCCTGGCTGAGGGAACGGATAGCCGGGTCGCTGGGCTCGCTCGCCGCCTACCCGGACGGCCGGGCCGCTCGGGCGGCGGTCGCGGACCGGCACGGGCTGCCGGAGGAGCGGGTGCTGCTGACGGCGGGTGCGGCCGAGGCGTTCGTGCTGATCGCGCGGGCGCTGCCGGTCTGCCGTCCGGTCGTGGTCCATCCGCAGTTCACCGAGCCGGAGGCGGCGCTGCGCGCGGCCGGGCACGAGGTGGGGCGGGTGCTGCTGCGGGCCGAGGACGGGTTCCGGCTGGACCCGTCGGCGGTGCCCGAGGACGCGGATCTGGTGGTGGTCGGCAATCCGACCAACCCCACGTCGGTGCTGCATCCGGCGGCGATGGTGGAGCAACTGGCCCGTCCCGGCCGGACGCTGGTGGTCGACGAGGCGTTCATGGACGCGGTGCCGGGCGAGCGCGAGACCCTGTGCGGGCGTACGGACGTCCCGGGGCTGGTCGTACTGCGGAGCCTCACCAAGACCTGGGGGCTCGCGGGGCTGCGGATCGGTTACGTGCTGGCCGAGCCCGGGATCGTCCGCGCGCTGGAGGAGACCCAGCCGCTGTGGCCGGTGTCGGCCCCGGCGCTGACCGCCGCCGAGGCGTGCATGGAGCCGCGGGCCCTGGCCGAGGCTGCCGCCGCCGCCGAGCGGATCACGGTGGACCGGGCCCATCTGGTGGCGGGGCTCAGGGAGTTCACCGAGGTGCGGGTGGCGGAGCCGGCCGAGGCGCCGTTCGTCCTGGTGCGGCTGGAGCGGGCCGCCGAGGTGCGGGAGCGGTTGCGGCTGCTGGGGTTCGCGGCGCGGCGAGGGGACACGTTTCCCGGGCTCGGTCCCGAGTGGCTGCGGCTGGCCGTGCGCGACCGTGTCACGACGAACCGTTTCCTCCAGGCGTTCGACCAGGCGCTGCAGACGCTGGGCACGGCAGTGCGCTGA
- a CDS encoding ZIP family metal transporter — MAVFVALGAFLMTLAGGWVAQRVTDRRHLVLGFAGGLMLGVVGLDLLPEAIEAAGEPVFGVPAALLLFVGGFLLAHLVERLLAVRQAAHGAGEERVPQVGLTAAAAMVGHSLMDGVALGAAFQVGAGMGAAVALAVITHDFADGFNTYTITSLYGNARRKAMIMLFADALAPIVGAATTLLFTLPAELLGCYLGFFGGALLYLAAAEILPEAHHRHPARSTLLCTVAGVGFIWLVVGIAD, encoded by the coding sequence ATGGCGGTGTTCGTCGCGCTCGGCGCGTTCCTGATGACCCTGGCAGGCGGCTGGGTCGCCCAGCGCGTCACCGACCGCCGTCACCTGGTGCTCGGCTTCGCCGGCGGGCTGATGCTCGGGGTGGTCGGCCTGGACCTGCTGCCGGAGGCGATCGAGGCCGCGGGCGAACCCGTCTTCGGCGTCCCGGCCGCCCTGCTCCTGTTCGTCGGCGGCTTCCTCCTCGCCCACCTCGTGGAGCGGCTGCTCGCGGTACGCCAGGCGGCACACGGCGCGGGCGAGGAACGGGTGCCGCAGGTCGGGCTCACGGCAGCGGCGGCGATGGTCGGCCACAGCCTGATGGACGGCGTCGCACTCGGCGCCGCCTTCCAGGTGGGCGCCGGCATGGGAGCCGCCGTCGCGCTCGCCGTCATCACGCACGACTTCGCCGACGGCTTCAACACCTACACGATCACCAGCCTGTACGGGAACGCCCGCCGCAAGGCCATGATCATGCTGTTCGCGGACGCGCTGGCACCGATCGTGGGCGCCGCGACGACGCTCCTGTTCACCCTTCCGGCGGAACTTCTCGGCTGCTATCTCGGCTTCTTCGGCGGCGCGCTGCTCTACCTCGCCGCCGCCGAGATCCTTCCCGAGGCACACCACCGGCACCCGGCCCGCTCCACGCTGCTGTGCACCGTGGCCGGGGTGGGCTTCATCTGGCTCGTGGTGGGCATCGCGGACTGA
- a CDS encoding cobyrinate a,c-diamide synthase: MNIPRLVIAAPSSGSGKTTVATGLMAAFAGRGLAVSPHKVGPDYIDPGYHTLATGRPGRNLDAYMCGPDRVAPLFAHGARGCDLAVVEGVMGLYDGASGQGELASTAQVAKLLRAPVVLVVDASSQSRSVAALVHGFASWDPQVRLGGVILNKVGSQRHEALLRDALEESGLPVLGVLHRAEQVAVPSRHLGLVPVAERRGDAVGAVQAMREQVVAGCDLEALMALARSAPALPGEVWDAAGEIGGCGGPVELSAPAGRPVVAVASGAAFTFSYAEHTELLTAAGAEVVPFDPLRDEKLPEGTRGLVIGGGFPEVYAGELSANAALRGAVAGLVESGAPVSAECAGLLYLARSLDGLPMCGVLDAEARMSKRLTLGYREAVAVSDSVLAAPGTRVRGHEFHRTVLEPGAGADPAWGMHQPERRVEGYVQRGVHASYLHTHWASAPGMARRFVERCRG; encoded by the coding sequence GTGAACATTCCTCGTCTGGTGATCGCCGCGCCCTCGTCGGGCAGCGGCAAGACCACCGTCGCCACGGGGCTGATGGCGGCCTTCGCGGGTCGGGGCCTCGCCGTGTCCCCGCACAAGGTCGGGCCCGACTACATCGACCCCGGCTACCACACGCTGGCCACGGGCCGGCCCGGACGCAACCTCGACGCGTACATGTGCGGCCCCGACCGGGTCGCCCCGCTGTTCGCGCACGGGGCGCGGGGGTGCGACCTCGCGGTGGTCGAGGGCGTGATGGGGCTGTACGACGGTGCGTCGGGGCAGGGCGAACTGGCGTCGACCGCCCAGGTGGCGAAGCTGTTGCGGGCGCCCGTGGTGCTGGTCGTCGACGCGTCGTCGCAGTCGCGTTCCGTGGCCGCGCTGGTGCACGGCTTCGCCTCGTGGGATCCGCAGGTGCGGCTCGGCGGGGTGATCCTGAACAAGGTCGGCTCCCAGCGGCACGAGGCGCTGCTGCGGGACGCGCTGGAGGAGTCCGGTCTGCCGGTGCTCGGGGTGCTGCACCGGGCCGAGCAGGTGGCCGTGCCGTCGCGCCATCTGGGTCTGGTGCCGGTGGCCGAGCGGCGCGGCGACGCGGTGGGCGCGGTCCAGGCGATGCGGGAGCAGGTGGTGGCGGGGTGCGATCTGGAGGCCCTGATGGCGCTGGCCCGGTCCGCGCCCGCGCTGCCGGGCGAGGTGTGGGACGCGGCGGGGGAGATCGGCGGCTGCGGCGGGCCCGTGGAGCTGTCCGCCCCCGCCGGGCGCCCGGTCGTGGCGGTGGCCTCCGGCGCCGCGTTCACCTTCTCGTACGCCGAGCACACCGAGCTGCTCACCGCCGCCGGGGCCGAGGTCGTGCCGTTCGATCCGTTGCGGGACGAGAAACTGCCCGAGGGCACCCGGGGGCTGGTCATAGGCGGGGGCTTCCCGGAGGTGTACGCGGGTGAGCTGTCCGCCAACGCGGCGCTGCGCGGGGCCGTCGCCGGGCTGGTGGAGTCCGGGGCTCCGGTGTCCGCCGAGTGTGCCGGGCTGCTGTACCTGGCGCGGTCGCTCGACGGGCTGCCGATGTGCGGGGTGCTCGACGCCGAGGCCCGGATGTCGAAGCGGCTGACGCTCGGCTACCGGGAGGCCGTGGCGGTCTCCGACAGCGTGCTGGCGGCCCCCGGCACCCGGGTGCGCGGTCACGAGTTCCACCGCACCGTGCTGGAGCCGGGTGCCGGGGCCGATCCGGCGTGGGGCATGCACCAGCCGGAGCGGCGGGTCGAGGGGTACGTGCAGCGGGGCGTGCACGCGAGCTATCTGCACACGCACTGGGCCTCGGCGCCCGGCATGGCGCGCCGGTTCGTCGAGCGGTGCCGGGGGTGA
- the cobO gene encoding cob(I)yrinic acid a,c-diamide adenosyltransferase codes for MPQGQPTTVPDDGLTTRQRRNRPLLMVHTGIGKGKSTAAFGLALRAWNQGWPIGVFQFVKSAKWKVGEENALKVLGASGEGGSVVWNKMGEGWSWVQRDGQMDNEEAAREGWEQVKRDLAAETYRLYVLDEFAYPMHWGWIDTDEVVEVLRERPGAQHVVITGRNAPQKLLDAADLVTEMSKVKHPMDAGQKGQRGIEW; via the coding sequence ATGCCGCAGGGACAGCCGACCACCGTGCCCGACGACGGGCTCACGACCCGTCAGCGCCGCAATCGTCCGCTGCTGATGGTGCACACCGGCATCGGCAAGGGGAAGTCGACGGCGGCCTTCGGGCTCGCGCTGCGCGCCTGGAATCAGGGGTGGCCGATCGGCGTCTTCCAATTCGTCAAGTCGGCGAAGTGGAAGGTCGGCGAGGAGAACGCGCTGAAGGTCCTCGGGGCCAGCGGCGAGGGCGGGTCCGTCGTCTGGAACAAGATGGGCGAGGGCTGGTCGTGGGTGCAGCGCGACGGCCAGATGGACAACGAGGAGGCGGCGCGCGAGGGCTGGGAGCAGGTCAAGCGCGACCTGGCCGCCGAGACGTACCGGCTGTACGTCCTCGACGAGTTCGCGTACCCGATGCACTGGGGGTGGATCGACACCGACGAGGTGGTCGAGGTGCTGCGCGAGCGCCCCGGTGCGCAGCACGTGGTCATCACCGGGCGCAACGCGCCGCAGAAGCTGCTGGACGCCGCCGATCTGGTGACCGAGATGTCGAAGGTCAAGCACCCGATGGACGCCGGTCAGAAGGGCCAGCGGGGCATCGAATGGTGA
- a CDS encoding putative cobaltochelatase produces MSTHFPFTAVVGQQDLQLALLLNSVAPNIGGVLVRGEKGTAKSTAVRALSALLPEVDVVSGCRFSCDPASPDPACPDGPHEVGNGVSRDARMVELPVGASEDRLVGALDIERALAEGVKAFEPGLLADAHRGILYVDEVNLLHDHLVDLLLDAAAMGASYVEREGVSVRHAARFLLVGTMNPEEGELRPQLLDRFGLTVEVAASRETDQRVEVVRRRLAYDDDPAAFAAKWADEEDTLRARIVAARALLPEVRLGDAALRQIAATCAAFEVDGMRADIVMARTATALAAWAGRTDVLAEDVRQAALLALPHRRRRNPFDAPGLDEDKLDDTLEQNGGEDDDPDPDGPGGGGRPPRGDGPDTPPDPGGESGDTPAPSVPEQGREQGQGQSSGGGERQPVGAAEPFRTKMLSVPGLGEGAAGRRSRARTEHGRTTGARRPQGALTKLHLAATVQAAAPHQRTRGRSGRGLVVRRDDLRQAVREGREGNLVLFVVDASGSMAARQRMAAVKGAVLSLLLDAYQRRDKVGLITFRGRDSEVALPPTSSVDAAAARLELLPTGGRTPLAAGLLKAHEVLRVERLRDPSRRPLLVVVTDGRATGGPDPVALASRAARLHEAEGIASVVVDCESGPVRLGLAGSLARDLGGSAVTLDELRAEAIAGLVKDVQETNRRAA; encoded by the coding sequence GTGAGCACGCATTTCCCGTTCACCGCCGTCGTCGGGCAGCAGGACCTGCAACTCGCCCTGCTCCTCAACTCCGTCGCACCGAACATCGGCGGCGTCCTCGTGCGCGGGGAGAAGGGCACCGCCAAGAGCACCGCCGTGCGCGCGCTCTCGGCGCTGCTGCCCGAGGTGGACGTCGTCTCCGGCTGCCGTTTCTCCTGCGACCCCGCGTCGCCCGACCCGGCGTGTCCGGACGGCCCCCACGAGGTCGGGAACGGTGTGTCGCGGGACGCCCGGATGGTGGAGCTGCCGGTCGGCGCGTCCGAGGACCGGCTCGTCGGGGCGCTCGACATCGAGCGGGCGCTCGCGGAGGGCGTGAAGGCGTTCGAGCCGGGCCTGCTCGCCGACGCGCATCGCGGGATCCTCTACGTCGACGAGGTCAACCTGCTCCACGACCACCTCGTGGACCTGCTGCTGGACGCGGCGGCGATGGGTGCCTCGTACGTGGAGCGCGAAGGCGTCTCCGTACGGCATGCGGCTCGTTTCCTGCTCGTGGGGACGATGAACCCCGAGGAGGGCGAGCTGCGGCCGCAGTTGCTCGACCGGTTCGGGCTGACCGTGGAGGTCGCCGCGTCCCGGGAGACCGATCAGCGGGTCGAGGTCGTGCGGCGGCGGCTCGCGTACGACGACGACCCGGCGGCGTTCGCCGCCAAGTGGGCCGACGAGGAGGACACGTTGCGGGCGAGGATCGTCGCCGCGCGTGCCCTGCTGCCCGAAGTACGGCTCGGCGACGCGGCGTTGCGGCAGATCGCGGCCACCTGCGCGGCCTTCGAGGTCGACGGGATGCGCGCGGACATCGTGATGGCGCGGACGGCCACCGCGCTGGCCGCCTGGGCGGGGCGCACGGATGTGCTCGCCGAGGACGTACGGCAGGCCGCCCTGCTCGCCCTCCCCCACCGGCGCCGGCGCAATCCCTTCGACGCGCCGGGCCTCGACGAGGACAAGCTCGACGACACGCTGGAGCAGAACGGCGGCGAGGACGACGACCCGGACCCGGACGGCCCGGGTGGCGGCGGCCGCCCCCCGCGGGGCGACGGCCCCGACACGCCGCCGGACCCCGGGGGCGAGTCCGGCGACACGCCCGCTCCGTCCGTACCGGAACAGGGCCGGGAACAAGGGCAGGGGCAGTCCTCCGGGGGCGGTGAGCGGCAGCCGGTGGGCGCCGCCGAGCCGTTCCGCACGAAGATGCTGAGCGTTCCCGGGCTGGGCGAGGGCGCGGCGGGGCGGCGCTCCCGGGCCCGTACCGAGCACGGGCGTACGACCGGCGCACGGCGTCCGCAGGGTGCCCTGACCAAGCTGCACCTGGCGGCGACCGTGCAGGCCGCCGCCCCGCACCAGCGGACGCGGGGCCGGTCCGGGCGCGGGCTCGTGGTCCGGCGGGACGATCTGCGGCAGGCGGTCCGGGAGGGGCGCGAGGGGAACCTCGTGCTCTTCGTGGTGGACGCCTCCGGGTCGATGGCCGCCCGGCAGCGGATGGCCGCGGTGAAGGGTGCGGTCCTCTCGCTGCTGCTGGACGCGTACCAGCGGCGGGACAAGGTCGGGCTGATCACCTTCCGGGGCAGGGACTCCGAGGTGGCGCTGCCCCCGACGTCGTCGGTGGACGCCGCGGCGGCGCGGCTGGAGCTGCTGCCGACCGGCGGGCGCACCCCGCTCGCGGCCGGGCTGCTCAAGGCCCATGAGGTGCTGCGGGTGGAGCGGTTGCGCGATCCGTCGCGGCGGCCGCTGCTGGTCGTGGTGACCGACGGGCGGGCGACCGGGGGGCCCGATCCGGTGGCACTGGCCTCCCGGGCGGCGCGGCTGCACGAGGCGGAGGGCATCGCGTCCGTCGTCGTGGACTGCGAGTCGGGGCCGGTACGGCTCGGCCTCGCGGGAAGCCTCGCGCGCGATCTCGGGGGCAGCGCCGTCACGCTCGACGAATTGCGGGCCGAGGCGATCGCCGGGCTCGTCAAGGACGTTCAGGAAACCAACAGGAGGGCCGCGTAA
- a CDS encoding cobyric acid synthase, protein MSGGLLVAGTTSDAGKSVVTAGICRWLVRRGVKVAPFKAQNMSLNSFVTREGAEIGRAQAMQAQAARVEPSALMNPVLLKPGSDRSSQVVLMGKPVGEMSARGYHGGRQEALLSTVVECLEQLRGTYDAVICEGAGSPAEINLRRTDIVNMGIARAARFPVVVVGDIDRGGVFASFFGTTALLAAEDQSLIAGYLVNKFRGDVSLLEPGLEMLRDLTGRPTYGVLPFAHGLGIDEEDGLRVSLRGAVRESVVAPPHGEDVLRVAVCAVPLMSNFTDVDALAAEPGVVVRFVDRAEELSDADLVVVPGTRGTVKALAWLRERGLADALVRRAAEGRPVLGICGGFQILGEHIEDEVESRAGQVAGLGLLPVRIRFDREKTLARPVGEALGAPVEGYEIHHGVADVRGGEPFLDGCRVGAVWGTHWHGSLESDEFRRRFLAEVARGAGRRFVPAPDTCFAALREEQLDRLGDLVEEHADTDALLRLIESGAPSGLPFIAPGAPAAPAAPGGRR, encoded by the coding sequence ATGAGCGGCGGGCTGCTGGTCGCCGGAACCACCTCCGACGCGGGCAAGAGCGTCGTCACGGCAGGGATCTGCCGCTGGCTCGTGCGCCGGGGCGTGAAGGTGGCGCCCTTCAAGGCGCAGAACATGTCGCTCAACTCGTTCGTCACCCGGGAGGGCGCCGAGATAGGGCGTGCCCAGGCCATGCAGGCCCAGGCCGCCCGCGTCGAGCCGAGCGCGCTGATGAACCCGGTCCTGCTCAAGCCTGGCAGCGACCGCTCCAGCCAGGTCGTCCTGATGGGGAAGCCGGTCGGCGAGATGAGCGCCCGCGGCTACCACGGGGGCAGGCAGGAGGCGCTGCTCTCCACGGTCGTGGAGTGCCTGGAGCAGCTCCGGGGCACGTACGACGCGGTGATCTGCGAGGGGGCGGGCAGTCCGGCCGAGATCAATCTGCGGCGCACGGACATCGTGAACATGGGCATCGCGCGGGCGGCGCGCTTCCCGGTGGTGGTCGTCGGCGACATCGACCGCGGTGGGGTCTTCGCCTCGTTCTTCGGTACGACGGCGCTGCTCGCCGCCGAGGACCAGTCGCTGATCGCCGGCTATCTCGTCAACAAGTTCCGCGGTGACGTGTCGCTGCTGGAGCCGGGCCTGGAGATGCTGCGGGACCTCACGGGCCGGCCGACGTACGGTGTGCTGCCCTTCGCCCACGGTCTCGGCATCGACGAGGAGGACGGGCTGCGGGTCTCGCTGCGCGGCGCCGTGCGCGAGTCGGTCGTCGCGCCGCCGCACGGCGAGGACGTGCTGCGCGTCGCGGTGTGCGCGGTGCCGCTGATGTCGAACTTCACCGATGTGGACGCGCTGGCCGCCGAGCCCGGCGTCGTCGTCAGGTTCGTGGACCGCGCCGAGGAGCTGTCCGACGCGGACCTGGTCGTCGTGCCCGGCACCCGCGGCACCGTGAAGGCGCTGGCCTGGCTGCGCGAGCGCGGCCTCGCCGACGCGCTGGTGCGGCGCGCGGCCGAGGGCCGGCCGGTCCTCGGCATCTGCGGCGGCTTCCAGATCCTCGGCGAGCACATCGAGGACGAGGTCGAGTCGCGGGCCGGACAGGTGGCGGGCCTCGGCCTGCTCCCCGTACGCATCCGCTTCGACCGCGAGAAGACCCTGGCCCGGCCCGTCGGCGAGGCGCTCGGCGCGCCGGTCGAGGGGTACGAGATCCACCACGGCGTGGCGGACGTGCGGGGCGGGGAGCCGTTCCTGGACGGCTGCCGGGTCGGCGCCGTGTGGGGCACCCACTGGCACGGCTCGCTGGAGAGCGACGAGTTCCGCCGCCGCTTCCTGGCCGAGGTCGCCCGTGGCGCCGGCCGGCGTTTCGTCCCCGCTCCGGACACCTGTTTCGCGGCGCTGCGCGAGGAGCAGCTGGACCGCCTCGGCGATCTCGTCGAGGAGCACGCGGACACCGACGCACTGCTGCGGCTCATCGAGTCGGGCGCGCCGTCGGGTCTTCCCTTCATCGCTCCGGGAGCCCCCGCCGCCCCCGCGGCCCCGGGAGGCCGCCGATGA